From the genome of Amylibacter sp. IMCC11727:
CCAAAGTTGCGCAACCGCGCCCCTTCACATCCAGGCGTGTATTCGCGCAGCGCCTGGATCGCCAGCATCGCTTGCTTACGCCCTTCGATCTCGAACCGTGTCAAACTATCTGGGTCCGTCCCGTCACATTCGGCCAGATGCACAAGGTTCATATAGGTCATTTCACCTGTGTCATGCACCGCGCCCCACGTGCCCGCAATGGTGTTCAAATGCGGTGGGATAATTCCATTTTTTATCGCCTTTTCAAAGGGTTTGCCCAGATAGGGCGAAAACATCTCGTCCTCTTTCCCATCCGTTTCCACCTGCCATTCGCCGCTCGACCAATCCGCATAGGTTTGCGGATCGGCCTTCACGCCCTCCATGAATTTCTGCTTATCCGCACCTGCCAAATGGAACATCACAGACGCGGCCTGCATCTCTTCCACAGGGGTTTTCACACACGGAGCCCCTGCCCGTTCCGCCACATCCGCATCCCCCGTGGCATCAATCACAACGGTTCCCAAAATCGCCTCGCGCCCAGCTTTGGATTCCACAATCACGCCTGTGATTGTGTCCCCGTCCATCACGGGGGCCACAAACTGGCGGTGCATCATCGGATGAATGCCAGCCTCTTCCACCAGCGCATCCGCAACCAGCTTAAACCCTTCGGAATCAAGTTCATAAGACAGAGATTGGCTCTCAGGAACCGCAGCGCCCGCCGCCTTGGCTCGCTCTTCAAACTCCATGCCAATGCCGCCTGCTTCAACGGTCTGCGCATGGCGATACCATGCAAATCCTTCAACCCCGACCGTGGTGATATTGCCGCCAAAACAGCCAAACCGCTCCACCAGCGCCACACGCACCCCTGCCCGCGCCGCCGCCAATGCCGCAGCCAAGCCGCCAGGGCCAGACCCGATCACCAACACATCCGTTTCATGGATCACAGGGGTTTCACGGGGCGGTTCATTAATGGTTTGCATGGGTTTTCCTGCTAAAGATCACTCAGATTTGGCGTTTTCAACTTCTTCCAACAAAATCGGTATCGCCAAATTACAAGAATGGATTCCCATCACAGTGGTCAACTGGATCGCTTCCAAAATTTCCGCCTGCGTGGCCCCTGCCGTTAACGCATTCTTAATATGTCGCCGCACGCCTGGCCCGTACAAATGTGTTGTCGCAGCATTAATCGCAATCAGGATCAGCTCCTTCGTTTTCTGATCCAACGGTCCTTGTTGGGGCACAGTTCGAAACGCCAAATAGGCTTCTAAAAACTCTGGATCCAGGTCCGCAAACGTATCCCACAAAGGGTTCCAATCCCCTTTGTCTTTATGCGCTTTCATGTTCGGATAATCGGTCATTTC
Proteins encoded in this window:
- a CDS encoding FAD-dependent oxidoreductase — protein: MQTINEPPRETPVIHETDVLVIGSGPGGLAAALAAARAGVRVALVERFGCFGGNITTVGVEGFAWYRHAQTVEAGGIGMEFEERAKAAGAAVPESQSLSYELDSEGFKLVADALVEEAGIHPMMHRQFVAPVMDGDTITGVIVESKAGREAILGTVVIDATGDADVAERAGAPCVKTPVEEMQAASVMFHLAGADKQKFMEGVKADPQTYADWSSGEWQVETDGKEDEMFSPYLGKPFEKAIKNGIIPPHLNTIAGTWGAVHDTGEMTYMNLVHLAECDGTDPDSLTRFEIEGRKQAMLAIQALREYTPGCEGARLRNFGMTIGIRDTRKIDAVYNMSETDVRAQGRFEDTIGIYPEFIDGYGILIIPTTGRYMQIPYRALIPKGVKNLLVAGRAIGGDKVAHAATRNMACCAVAGQGAGIAAAVAVQGNTEVAKVNIEQVQDELVRQGVRIH
- a CDS encoding carboxymuconolactone decarboxylase family protein, with translation MTDYPNMKAHKDKGDWNPLWDTFADLDPEFLEAYLAFRTVPQQGPLDQKTKELILIAINAATTHLYGPGVRRHIKNALTAGATQAEILEAIQLTTVMGIHSCNLAIPILLEEVENAKSE